One Verrucomicrobiales bacterium DNA window includes the following coding sequences:
- the katG gene encoding catalase/peroxidase HPI, protein MSSEAKCPFNHTAGGGTANRDWWPNHLKVELLHQHSTKSNPMGEGFDYAKEFKSLDLAALKKDLAALMTQSQDWWPADFGHYGPLFIRMAWHSAGTYRTGDGRGGGGRGQQRFAPLNSWPDNVSLDKARRLLWPIKQKYGRKISWADLMILTGNVALETMGFKTFGFAGGRADVWEPDQDVYWGTETKWLDDKRYTGDRNLENPLAAVQMGLIYVNPEGPNGNPDPIAAARDIRETFARMAMNDEETVALIAGGHTFGKTHGAGPASHVGVEPEAAGLEEQGLGWKSSFGTGKGGDAITSGLEVTWTTTPTKWSNNFFENLFGFEWELTKSPAGANQWRPKNGGGAGTVPAAHDPSKRIAPSMLTTDLALRFDPAYEKISRRFLANPGQFADAFARAWFKLTHRDMGPRARYLGSEVPKEELVWQDPIPAVNHPLVDAQDITALKSKILASGLSVSELVSTAWASASTFRGSDMRGGANGARLRLAPQKDWEVNQPAQLAKVLKTLEGIQAGFNSAQSSGKKVSLADLIVLAGGVGVEKAAKNAGHDVTVPFTPGRMDATQEQTDVASFAVLEPIADGFRNYLKCKYTISAEALLIDKAQLLTLTAPELTVLVGGLRVLGTNAGQTRHGVFTKKSEALSNDFFVNLLDMGTEWKPTSMEADYFEGRDRKTGEPKWTGTRVDLLFGSNSILRALAEVYGSSDGEKKFVQDFVAAWTKVMNLDRFDLA, encoded by the coding sequence ATGTCATCCGAAGCTAAATGCCCGTTCAACCACACCGCCGGCGGCGGCACAGCCAACCGTGATTGGTGGCCGAACCATCTGAAGGTTGAATTGCTCCACCAGCATTCCACGAAATCAAATCCGATGGGAGAGGGTTTCGACTATGCCAAGGAGTTCAAGAGTCTCGACCTGGCTGCATTAAAGAAGGATCTCGCCGCCCTGATGACCCAGTCGCAGGACTGGTGGCCCGCCGACTTTGGCCACTACGGGCCCTTGTTCATCCGTATGGCATGGCATAGCGCCGGGACTTACCGCACCGGGGACGGTCGTGGCGGCGGCGGGCGGGGCCAGCAGCGCTTCGCGCCCCTGAATAGTTGGCCGGATAACGTGAGCTTGGATAAGGCCCGCCGGCTCCTGTGGCCCATCAAGCAGAAATACGGGCGGAAGATTTCTTGGGCCGACTTGATGATTCTGACCGGTAACGTCGCCTTGGAGACGATGGGATTCAAGACGTTCGGATTTGCAGGTGGGCGCGCCGACGTTTGGGAGCCTGACCAGGATGTCTATTGGGGCACCGAGACTAAGTGGTTGGACGATAAACGGTATACGGGCGACCGCAACCTGGAGAACCCTTTGGCCGCCGTGCAGATGGGTTTGATCTATGTGAACCCGGAAGGTCCGAACGGCAACCCTGATCCGATCGCTGCCGCTAGGGATATCCGGGAGACATTCGCTCGCATGGCGATGAACGATGAGGAAACGGTGGCGCTGATTGCCGGTGGGCACACTTTTGGGAAAACCCACGGTGCCGGACCGGCATCCCATGTGGGAGTAGAACCCGAGGCGGCCGGCCTGGAAGAGCAGGGGCTGGGTTGGAAAAGCAGCTTCGGGACTGGGAAGGGTGGCGATGCCATCACCAGCGGTCTGGAAGTCACGTGGACCACCACCCCGACGAAGTGGAGCAATAACTTCTTCGAAAACCTGTTTGGGTTTGAATGGGAGCTGACCAAGAGCCCCGCCGGTGCCAATCAATGGCGTCCGAAGAATGGAGGCGGTGCTGGGACTGTTCCAGCGGCTCACGATCCCTCCAAGCGTATTGCGCCATCCATGCTCACGACGGACTTGGCGCTGCGCTTTGATCCGGCCTACGAAAAGATCTCCCGGCGGTTCCTGGCGAACCCTGGTCAGTTTGCGGACGCGTTTGCTCGGGCTTGGTTCAAGCTGACCCATCGGGACATGGGTCCGCGCGCGCGATACCTCGGCTCCGAGGTTCCGAAGGAAGAGCTCGTTTGGCAGGACCCCATCCCCGCGGTCAACCATCCGTTGGTCGATGCTCAGGACATCACGGCGCTCAAAAGCAAGATCTTGGCATCCGGTCTGTCTGTTTCGGAGCTGGTCTCCACCGCGTGGGCGTCCGCCTCTACCTTCCGTGGCTCTGACATGCGTGGTGGTGCGAACGGTGCTCGTCTCCGGTTGGCACCACAGAAGGATTGGGAAGTCAACCAACCCGCGCAGCTGGCCAAGGTGCTGAAGACTTTGGAAGGGATCCAGGCTGGGTTCAACAGTGCTCAGTCCAGCGGCAAGAAAGTCTCGTTGGCTGATCTGATCGTCCTCGCTGGTGGTGTTGGGGTCGAGAAGGCTGCCAAAAATGCCGGCCATGACGTGACGGTTCCGTTCACCCCGGGACGCATGGATGCGACGCAGGAGCAGACCGATGTGGCGTCCTTTGCTGTGCTGGAACCCATCGCCGACGGATTCCGCAACTATCTCAAGTGCAAGTACACCATCTCGGCGGAGGCGTTGCTGATCGACAAAGCGCAACTGCTGACCCTGACTGCGCCGGAGTTGACGGTGTTGGTAGGGGGACTGCGTGTTCTGGGCACCAATGCCGGCCAGACCCGGCACGGAGTGTTCACCAAGAAATCGGAAGCGTTGAGCAACGACTTCTTCGTGAACCTGCTCGACATGGGGACTGAATGGAAGCCGACTTCGATGGAGGCCGACTATTTCGAAGGTCGCGATCGTAAGACGGGTGAACCGAAGTGGACCGGCACTCGTGTCGATCTGCTCTTCGGCTCCAACTCGATCCTTCGCGCCCTGGCGGAAGTCTATGGAAGCTCTGACGGGGAGAAGAAGTTCGTTCAGGATTTCGTCGCCGCCTGGACCAAGGTGATGAATCTGGATCGTTTTGACCTGGCTTAA
- a CDS encoding amino acid permease, which translates to MDAPSAPHRTIGFWSATALVIASMLGAGVFTTSGFLLADLKSPWLVLVAWMIGGVIAMLGALSYGSLARHLPESGGEYLFLSRTLHPAAGYVAGWISLLVGFSAPLAAAANAFGEYMQAWLPGSSPRVIGTVLMILMSSLHAWNVRHGTFAQNLAVLLKVILITAFVGFGVTRIPGAPSPPSADVSIPSFAMSLVWISFSYAGWNAVIYLGGEVTHPERNLPRSLVTGTLAVTAIYLAVNAVFVLTVPAETISGRLEVGRLVADRLGGAAWANGATLLIALALITSVSSLIMTGPRVYARMAADGYLPSWLVQESGPPRPSIAFQFAIGLIMLWTSSYTALLTFIGFTLGLSTAATVLGLVLVRRRLGPALHVTGWPWVPLTFIAAVLGTTALSISRSPLPSLAGFAVIGLGWAAWRLSRRLG; encoded by the coding sequence ATGGACGCCCCCTCCGCGCCACACCGGACGATCGGGTTCTGGAGTGCGACGGCACTCGTGATCGCCAGTATGCTGGGGGCGGGCGTTTTCACCACCAGTGGTTTTCTGCTGGCGGATTTGAAATCTCCCTGGCTGGTTTTGGTCGCCTGGATGATCGGCGGCGTCATCGCCATGCTGGGAGCCCTGAGCTATGGAAGCCTGGCGCGACACCTGCCGGAGTCCGGTGGTGAATACCTGTTTCTGTCCCGAACGCTACATCCGGCGGCGGGGTACGTGGCAGGATGGATCTCCTTGCTGGTAGGCTTCTCCGCCCCGCTCGCCGCCGCTGCCAATGCCTTTGGTGAATACATGCAAGCTTGGCTGCCCGGCAGCAGCCCTCGCGTCATCGGGACCGTTCTGATGATCCTGATGTCCTCCCTGCACGCTTGGAATGTCCGTCATGGAACATTCGCCCAGAACCTGGCAGTGCTACTTAAAGTGATCCTGATCACCGCCTTCGTCGGCTTCGGTGTGACCAGGATCCCAGGCGCCCCCAGCCCCCCTTCCGCCGACGTTTCCATTCCTTCGTTCGCAATGTCCCTGGTGTGGATTTCGTTTAGCTACGCGGGCTGGAATGCGGTGATCTATCTGGGTGGCGAAGTGACCCATCCCGAGCGCAATCTGCCGCGCTCGCTCGTGACCGGTACCCTGGCTGTCACCGCGATCTACCTGGCCGTCAATGCCGTGTTTGTGCTGACGGTGCCGGCTGAGACGATCTCCGGTAGATTGGAAGTGGGCCGACTTGTGGCCGATCGCCTAGGGGGAGCCGCCTGGGCAAACGGCGCGACGCTCCTCATCGCGCTGGCGCTCATTACCTCCGTGTCCTCGCTGATCATGACCGGGCCGCGGGTCTACGCACGAATGGCGGCGGATGGCTATCTGCCCTCCTGGTTGGTGCAGGAATCCGGCCCGCCCCGGCCGTCCATCGCGTTCCAGTTCGCCATCGGCTTGATCATGCTCTGGACCTCCAGCTACACGGCCCTGCTCACCTTTATCGGATTCACGCTCGGCCTCAGCACGGCCGCCACTGTCCTGGGCCTCGTGCTCGTCCGTCGCCGGCTGGGACCCGCACTGCACGTGACCGGATGGCCTTGGGTACCTCTCACATTCATCGCCGCGGTCCTGGGGACAACTGCGCTGTCCATCTCCCGATCCCCGCTGCCCAGCCTGGCCGGGTTTGCCGTGATCGGCCTCGGCTGGGCCGCCTGGCGCCTCAGCCGTCGACTCGGTTGA
- a CDS encoding methyltransferase domain-containing protein: MRTSRFSAPASAGTSTPPNDRITFAVSTSQSERVELNTLAPKNEGFRKKIQQFPRRFTLFPIATVLCILQGTMKQIRKLIAFSCWAASLVWLSACQTSPAPSTRALAPEASVKPGINTEYLKPNLNVSNWVERFEKEGREIYDHREKIVAAAKIRPGSVVADIGSGTGLFTPMLSAATGPKGSVYAVDIVPAFLKLIAERAGQAGQHNVKTVLCTERSVELADNSIDSAFICDVYHHFEYPQHSLASLHRALRRNGEVFLIDFKRVPGVSSDWILNHVRAGQEVVTAEFEAAGFKKIEELPLLKDNYTLRFRKVSR, translated from the coding sequence ATGCGGACATCTCGTTTCTCAGCACCGGCCAGTGCCGGCACCTCCACTCCGCCAAACGATCGGATCACCTTCGCCGTCTCCACATCCCAAAGCGAGCGTGTTGAACTCAATACGTTAGCGCCGAAGAACGAAGGATTTCGCAAAAAGATTCAGCAGTTCCCCAGGAGATTTACTCTCTTCCCAATCGCGACCGTCCTCTGCATTCTCCAAGGCACCATGAAACAGATTCGCAAACTGATCGCCTTCAGCTGCTGGGCTGCCTCCCTGGTGTGGCTCTCGGCCTGCCAGACATCGCCAGCTCCGAGCACCCGCGCACTCGCACCCGAGGCCAGCGTCAAACCCGGCATTAACACGGAATACCTCAAACCGAATCTCAACGTCTCCAATTGGGTCGAGCGCTTCGAAAAGGAGGGACGCGAAATCTACGACCACCGGGAGAAAATCGTCGCCGCAGCCAAGATCCGTCCAGGCTCGGTTGTCGCGGACATTGGTTCGGGCACCGGACTGTTCACCCCCATGCTCTCCGCTGCAACCGGTCCTAAGGGCAGCGTTTATGCTGTCGACATCGTTCCCGCCTTCCTGAAGCTCATTGCGGAACGTGCCGGGCAGGCCGGGCAGCACAATGTTAAGACGGTCCTGTGCACGGAGCGCTCCGTGGAGCTGGCGGATAACTCCATCGACTCGGCTTTCATCTGTGATGTGTATCACCATTTCGAATACCCCCAGCATTCGCTGGCCTCCCTGCATCGTGCCCTCCGCCGCAACGGCGAGGTATTTTTGATCGATTTCAAACGGGTGCCCGGGGTAAGCTCGGACTGGATTCTGAATCACGTCCGGGCGGGCCAGGAAGTGGTGACGGCTGAGTTTGAGGCCGCTGGGTTTAAGAAGATAGAAGAGCTGCCGCTGCTCAAAGACAACTACACCCTCCGCTTCCGCAAAGTGAGCCGCTAG
- a CDS encoding ABC transporter substrate-binding protein: MPKPPPTPDLRLVSLLPSATEMACALGLIDQLVGITHCCDYPPEIQGKPLVVHGNIPVDELSPSEIDHAVSASVARGQSLYQVDEDLLRQLAPTHILTQDLCQVCAPAGNEVSQALKALPQTPEILWMSPHSIAQIEENLRELANSTGRASVAEHLIHTGRRRLQRIADRLPPNATPVRVFCAEWVDPLFCAGHWVPEMVEIAGGTDSLGRKGADSVRVSWEAVRGARPEVFILMPCGFGSGAAAAQTRWLTQQPGWLELPAVRQGRVFAVEGGYFNRPGPRVIDGTELLAHLLHPEFFDWQGLASAFRRIDCNSPLPLQPGDFYFEAGLLVLTAQYHRRRGYCCGSGCRHCPYV, translated from the coding sequence ATGCCCAAGCCTCCACCCACTCCTGACTTGCGTCTGGTCTCACTGCTGCCCTCAGCAACGGAAATGGCCTGCGCGCTGGGACTCATCGATCAGTTGGTCGGCATCACCCATTGCTGTGACTATCCACCGGAGATCCAAGGCAAACCGCTGGTGGTTCATGGCAACATCCCGGTGGATGAACTGAGCCCTAGCGAGATCGATCACGCCGTCAGCGCATCGGTGGCGAGAGGCCAGAGCCTATACCAAGTTGACGAAGACCTCCTGCGTCAGCTCGCGCCCACGCACATCCTTACCCAAGACCTCTGTCAGGTCTGCGCTCCCGCCGGCAACGAAGTCAGTCAGGCTCTCAAGGCCCTACCTCAAACGCCGGAGATACTCTGGATGTCGCCCCACTCGATCGCGCAGATTGAGGAGAACCTGCGTGAACTCGCCAACTCCACTGGCCGCGCCAGCGTGGCAGAGCATCTGATTCACACCGGACGCCGTCGGCTCCAACGCATCGCTGATCGGCTGCCACCCAACGCCACGCCGGTACGTGTCTTTTGCGCCGAGTGGGTCGACCCCTTGTTCTGCGCCGGGCATTGGGTGCCTGAAATGGTGGAGATTGCCGGAGGCACCGACTCGCTCGGGCGCAAGGGGGCCGACTCCGTTCGAGTGAGCTGGGAAGCGGTACGGGGGGCCAGGCCAGAGGTCTTCATCCTCATGCCATGCGGCTTTGGAAGCGGGGCAGCAGCCGCGCAGACAAGATGGCTCACGCAGCAACCCGGCTGGCTGGAACTTCCGGCGGTGCGCCAGGGCCGTGTCTTTGCCGTGGAGGGAGGATACTTCAACCGGCCCGGACCCCGCGTGATCGACGGAACCGAGTTGCTCGCCCACCTCCTCCACCCCGAGTTCTTCGACTGGCAAGGGCTTGCGTCCGCGTTTCGCCGGATCGACTGCAACTCACCACTGCCACTTCAACCTGGAGATTTCTACTTCGAGGCGGGGCTTCTCGTGCTCACCGCGCAATACCATCGACGACGCGGCTACTGTTGCGGGAGCGGCTGCCGCCACTGTCCTTATGTCTAG
- a CDS encoding Na+/H+ antiporter, with translation MTSVAEVFVGLLLAVAVLALLARRLHIPYPILFVVGGLLLGLVPTLPKVRLDPELVFLFFLPPLLFPAALFTSWRDFRANLRSISLLAVGLVLFTTVSVAILSHYLMGLPMAVGLVLGAIISPPDAIAATAIANRLRVPRRLVTILEGESLVNDATALVAYRFATLAVATGSFSLTQASVMFLWVGFGGIGMGLLFGWLAAKFHQSVDDAPIEITVSLLTPFAAYLSAERLEVSGVLAVVTAGLYLGRRMPDILTFQTRLQGGPVWDMVEFLLNGFVFILIGLQLPEILDALTSAEMPVAQVIGYALAISVAVILIRIVWVFPASYLPRLASKSLRQRDPYPRWQNVALVAWTGMRGVVSLAAALALPLTAQNGQPFPARDLIIFITFVVILVTLVVQGVSLPPLIRLLGIKDDGSMELEERDARLKANRAALTKLDLMQEQEPEMADALRRLRAEYQDHLLQLEGAKAHSPGIPLRRFSSDFERLSHEALLEERRTIVQLRDQDIISDEVLRHIQRDIDLAEARLGHHS, from the coding sequence ATGACCAGTGTCGCAGAGGTTTTCGTTGGGTTGCTCCTGGCAGTAGCGGTGTTGGCGCTGCTGGCTCGGCGCTTGCACATACCTTACCCCATCCTCTTCGTGGTCGGCGGATTGTTGCTCGGACTCGTCCCGACACTGCCGAAGGTTCGACTCGATCCCGAACTGGTCTTCCTGTTCTTTCTTCCGCCCCTTTTGTTTCCCGCTGCGTTGTTCACGTCTTGGAGAGATTTTCGGGCCAATCTGCGTTCGATCTCCCTGCTCGCCGTTGGCTTAGTTCTTTTTACCACGGTGAGCGTCGCGATTCTGAGCCACTACCTCATGGGCCTCCCGATGGCGGTCGGGTTGGTCCTCGGGGCCATCATATCACCTCCGGATGCGATTGCGGCAACGGCGATCGCGAACCGATTGAGAGTCCCCCGGCGTCTCGTTACGATTCTGGAAGGCGAGAGCCTGGTCAATGACGCCACCGCGCTGGTAGCGTACCGTTTCGCCACGCTCGCCGTGGCGACCGGATCATTTTCACTGACGCAGGCCAGTGTCATGTTTTTATGGGTTGGCTTCGGTGGGATTGGGATGGGCCTGTTGTTCGGTTGGTTGGCGGCCAAATTTCACCAGAGCGTCGACGATGCTCCGATCGAAATCACGGTGTCGCTGTTGACACCGTTCGCCGCTTACCTTTCTGCGGAACGACTGGAGGTTTCCGGCGTTTTGGCGGTGGTAACCGCTGGATTGTATCTCGGTCGACGGATGCCAGACATCCTCACTTTCCAGACGCGCCTTCAAGGGGGACCGGTTTGGGACATGGTAGAGTTTCTTCTCAATGGGTTCGTTTTTATTTTGATCGGGTTGCAGCTTCCCGAAATCCTGGACGCTTTGACCTCCGCCGAAATGCCAGTGGCTCAGGTGATAGGATACGCCCTGGCGATCAGTGTGGCGGTGATCCTCATCCGCATTGTCTGGGTGTTTCCGGCATCCTATCTCCCCCGCCTGGCCTCCAAATCGCTGCGTCAACGCGACCCGTATCCCCGATGGCAGAACGTGGCACTGGTAGCGTGGACGGGAATGAGAGGGGTGGTCTCCCTCGCTGCGGCGCTGGCGCTCCCGCTGACGGCGCAAAACGGCCAGCCCTTCCCGGCTCGCGATCTCATTATTTTCATCACGTTCGTGGTTATTTTGGTAACCCTCGTGGTTCAGGGAGTGAGTCTCCCGCCACTGATTCGGCTGCTGGGGATCAAGGACGACGGGTCCATGGAATTGGAGGAACGGGACGCCAGGCTGAAAGCGAATCGGGCCGCCCTGACCAAGCTGGATCTCATGCAGGAGCAGGAGCCGGAAATGGCTGACGCGCTTCGCCGGTTGCGCGCTGAGTATCAAGATCACCTGCTTCAACTCGAAGGCGCCAAAGCTCACTCACCAGGGATCCCGCTCCGAAGGTTCTCCTCAGATTTCGAACGCCTGTCCCACGAAGCCCTGCTGGAGGAGAGACGCACGATTGTGCAGCTCCGCGATCAGGACATCATCAGCGACGAAGTGCTCCGGCATATTCAACGGGACATCGACTTGGCTGAGGCACGACTCGGCCATCATTCGTAG
- a CDS encoding glucose 1-dehydrogenase, which produces MSSKKLLGKVAVVTGASKGIGAAIATHLAAEGAAVVVNYSSSKESAERVVQDIARAGGKAIAVQADLSKKSDIDQLFAETKRQLGPVDILVNNAGIYEFAPVEEITEEQFHKQFDLNVLGLIRATQSAVKQFNPAGGSIVNISSVVSSMGFPGATVYSGTKGAVDSVTRSLAKELGPRGIRVNAINPGMVETEGARAAGISDSYMRRQVEAQTPLGRIGQPQDIASVVVFFASSDSAWITGETLRVAGGYR; this is translated from the coding sequence ATGAGCAGCAAAAAGCTTTTAGGCAAGGTGGCGGTGGTCACAGGTGCGTCCAAGGGTATCGGCGCCGCGATCGCAACGCATCTTGCCGCCGAAGGCGCGGCGGTGGTGGTGAACTACTCGTCGAGCAAGGAGAGCGCGGAGCGAGTGGTCCAGGACATCGCGCGCGCTGGAGGCAAGGCCATTGCCGTACAGGCCGACTTGTCGAAAAAATCCGATATTGACCAGCTCTTCGCGGAAACCAAGCGCCAGCTGGGTCCGGTGGACATCCTGGTGAACAATGCCGGTATCTATGAATTTGCTCCGGTGGAGGAGATCACCGAGGAACAGTTCCACAAACAGTTCGATCTCAACGTTCTCGGCCTGATCCGTGCCACCCAGTCGGCGGTGAAGCAGTTCAATCCCGCCGGCGGTAGCATTGTCAACATCAGCTCGGTGGTGAGCAGCATGGGATTTCCGGGAGCCACCGTATACAGCGGGACGAAGGGCGCGGTTGACTCCGTCACCCGGTCATTAGCCAAGGAGTTGGGGCCACGTGGTATACGGGTCAACGCGATCAATCCCGGCATGGTCGAGACGGAGGGTGCGCGTGCCGCTGGGATCTCCGACAGCTACATGCGCCGGCAAGTCGAAGCGCAGACCCCTTTGGGGCGCATTGGCCAGCCGCAGGACATCGCTTCTGTAGTCGTGTTCTTCGCCTCCTCGGACTCTGCTTGGATCACCGGCGAGACCTTGCGGGTTGCCGGTGGATACCGCTAG
- a CDS encoding SRPBCC family protein → MATHTIRLHRVLRSTPERIYRAFLDSDAMSKWLPPFGFTGKVHHMDAKVGGGFRMSFCNFTTNKSHAFGGEFLELTPYERIRYTDRFEDPNLPGVIQVTVTLRQVSCGTEVNIVQEGVPEVIPAEACYLGWQESLTQLAQLVEPEIPD, encoded by the coding sequence ATGGCAACCCACACTATCCGACTGCACCGGGTTCTACGTTCGACGCCTGAACGCATTTACCGCGCCTTCCTAGACAGTGACGCCATGAGCAAGTGGCTCCCACCCTTTGGCTTCACCGGTAAAGTTCATCACATGGATGCCAAAGTGGGCGGAGGATTCCGAATGTCGTTCTGCAACTTCACCACCAACAAGAGCCACGCCTTCGGCGGCGAATTTCTCGAACTGACACCCTACGAACGCATCCGCTACACTGATCGGTTCGAAGATCCCAATCTTCCCGGCGTCATCCAAGTGACCGTCACGCTGAGGCAGGTCTCCTGCGGAACCGAGGTCAACATCGTGCAGGAAGGAGTGCCCGAAGTCATACCCGCGGAGGCCTGTTACCTTGGCTGGCAGGAGTCCTTGACCCAGCTGGCGCAATTGGTTGAGCCGGAGATTCCAGACTAG
- a CDS encoding Gfo/Idh/MocA family oxidoreductase — translation MKTSLSRRSFAKTSALGAGVLAVAPFNILSAAHAGEKVRVVQIGCGGRGASSHLPATKDEHLVAIVDVDEGRHGVVRKWIQGKGGDANKLAVFTDYRKMFDQVGKGIDAVFIATPNHQHALPAMIAMSLGKHVYCEKPVCHDIAEARALRAMAARTKVSTQMGNQGHCEDGYRKLCEYIWSGVIGNVTETHSWTNRANGGEGPRPPKIAPPAGLHWDEWIGPAPYRDFHDDLHPHEWHGWYDFGNGSIGNMGCHVLDGVFWALKCDHPTSIEVEQLRGGSDERYPTGSRVRWDIPARGDMPALKAYWYEGLNATTTGKPMGSLRAVKGDDRNLPALLLELRAKYPDEELDAGDSGTLYVGEKGVIFTGTYGDKMHIVPYAKMREIPAPPRSLPRPRNIFTDFLEAVRSGKTETAVPFEYGARLTEFALLGNLAMKAGPGKPVRWDGPNMKVTNLPELNAWVERPSREGWKL, via the coding sequence ATGAAAACATCACTGTCTCGTCGCTCGTTTGCGAAGACATCGGCCTTGGGTGCCGGTGTGCTTGCCGTTGCTCCCTTCAACATTCTGAGCGCCGCCCACGCGGGTGAGAAAGTCAGGGTGGTCCAGATTGGCTGCGGCGGCCGCGGTGCCTCCTCGCATCTGCCGGCTACCAAGGACGAGCACCTGGTCGCGATTGTCGATGTGGACGAAGGCCGACACGGGGTTGTCAGGAAGTGGATCCAAGGCAAGGGCGGCGATGCCAACAAATTGGCGGTGTTCACCGACTATCGGAAGATGTTTGATCAGGTCGGGAAGGGAATCGACGCCGTATTTATTGCGACGCCCAACCATCAGCACGCGTTGCCCGCGATGATTGCCATGAGTTTGGGGAAGCACGTGTACTGCGAGAAGCCCGTTTGCCATGATATCGCCGAGGCCCGGGCGCTGCGCGCCATGGCCGCCAGAACCAAAGTGTCGACTCAGATGGGCAATCAAGGCCACTGCGAGGACGGATATCGTAAACTCTGCGAGTACATCTGGAGCGGGGTGATTGGCAACGTCACGGAAACCCATAGCTGGACGAACCGAGCCAATGGCGGGGAGGGACCTCGGCCGCCGAAAATCGCTCCCCCCGCAGGTCTTCATTGGGACGAGTGGATCGGGCCGGCCCCCTATCGTGATTTTCACGACGATCTCCATCCGCACGAGTGGCATGGCTGGTATGATTTTGGAAACGGCTCGATCGGGAACATGGGCTGCCATGTTCTCGATGGTGTCTTCTGGGCACTTAAGTGCGACCACCCGACGAGCATTGAGGTGGAGCAGCTTCGTGGGGGCAGCGACGAAAGATATCCCACCGGGAGCCGCGTTCGATGGGACATACCGGCCCGTGGCGACATGCCGGCCCTCAAGGCGTATTGGTATGAAGGGCTCAACGCGACCACTACCGGAAAGCCCATGGGCTCGTTGCGTGCGGTCAAGGGAGACGATCGCAATCTTCCTGCGCTGCTTCTCGAGCTGAGAGCCAAGTATCCCGATGAGGAATTGGATGCGGGGGACAGCGGCACACTGTATGTGGGTGAGAAGGGGGTCATCTTTACCGGGACCTATGGCGACAAGATGCATATCGTTCCGTATGCGAAGATGCGTGAAATCCCAGCTCCGCCCAGATCCCTACCGCGACCGAGGAATATCTTTACTGATTTCCTGGAAGCCGTGCGCTCTGGTAAGACTGAGACTGCAGTGCCGTTTGAGTATGGAGCCCGTCTGACTGAATTCGCCCTCCTCGGCAACTTGGCCATGAAGGCGGGCCCGGGCAAGCCCGTCCGCTGGGATGGCCCCAACATGAAGGTCACCAATCTTCCGGAACTGAACGCTTGGGTTGAGCGTCCGAGTCGTGAGGGGTGGAAGCTCTGA